In the Piscinibacter sp. XHJ-5 genome, one interval contains:
- a CDS encoding LysR family transcriptional regulator, translating to MTASRNVLTPEALAMMDVIARTGSFAAAARELGKVPSALTYNVRQLEDALDVLLFDRRSRQAKLTAAGEELLNEGRRLLDQIDAVANRVKRVATGWETQLTVAVDGVISRVTVFELCEAFFALKPPGAGTPGVAEPGRTGPGTRLRLRTEVLAGTWEALSSGQADLAIGVRIGPDIAPPAGMQVQPLGEMEFVFAVAPHHPLASVEGTISEAELSRYRAVAVADSAQRLAPVTVNLLPGQDVFTVASTQAKLEAQLRCLGCGYLPEPIARDHIAAGRLVVKATHRAPSRVRLGYAWRGANGAGAAGGLALRWWIDQLESPATRRALLERHGGLPVGDT from the coding sequence ATGACAGCGTCCCGCAATGTGCTCACGCCCGAGGCGCTCGCGATGATGGACGTCATCGCGCGCACTGGCAGCTTCGCCGCGGCTGCACGCGAGCTGGGCAAGGTGCCCTCAGCTCTCACCTACAACGTGCGGCAGCTCGAAGACGCGCTCGATGTGCTGCTGTTCGACCGGCGCTCGCGCCAGGCCAAGCTCACCGCCGCGGGCGAGGAGCTCCTCAACGAAGGACGTCGCCTGCTCGACCAGATCGACGCCGTGGCAAACCGCGTCAAACGCGTGGCCACCGGCTGGGAGACCCAGCTCACGGTTGCCGTCGACGGCGTCATCTCGCGCGTGACGGTGTTCGAGCTCTGCGAAGCGTTCTTCGCCCTCAAGCCCCCGGGCGCGGGCACCCCCGGCGTCGCGGAGCCGGGCCGCACCGGTCCGGGCACGCGCCTGCGGCTGCGCACCGAAGTGCTGGCCGGCACGTGGGAGGCACTGTCCAGCGGCCAGGCCGACCTGGCCATCGGTGTGCGCATCGGCCCGGACATCGCGCCGCCCGCCGGCATGCAGGTGCAGCCCCTTGGCGAGATGGAATTCGTCTTCGCGGTCGCGCCACACCATCCCCTGGCCTCGGTCGAAGGCACCATCAGCGAAGCGGAGCTTTCGCGCTATCGGGCGGTCGCGGTCGCCGACTCGGCCCAGCGTCTGGCGCCGGTCACCGTCAATCTGCTCCCTGGCCAGGACGTGTTCACCGTCGCGAGCACCCAGGCCAAGCTCGAGGCGCAGTTGCGTTGCCTCGGCTGCGGCTACCTGCCGGAGCCGATCGCGCGGGACCACATCGCAGCGGGCCGACTCGTCGTGAAGGCCACGCATCGGGCGCCTTCCCGAGTGCGGTTGGGGTACGCATGGCGCGGCGCGAACGGCGCCGGCGCGGCCGGCGGCCTGGCGCTGCGCTGGTGGATCGATCAGCTCGAAAGCCCGGCGACGAGGCGCGCCCTGCTGGAGCGCCATGGCGGCCTGCCGGTGGGGGACACCTGA
- the egtB gene encoding ergothioneine biosynthesis protein EgtB, with amino-acid sequence MTVARPDPAAAPSPHTPLAERYRHVRGMSLALAAPLTDEDCQVQSMPDASPTKWHLAHVTWFFETFILERYETGFRPFDAAFRILFNSYYHGVGERHPRPQRGLITRPTLAEVKAYRTQVDERMAAVLARHAGDPSLSELVTLGLHHEQQHQELLLTDIKHVLSFNPTHRPYAKRWPMGVVKPQSLRWHAYEGGLFELGHDAARDGAFCFDNETPRHRTYVAAFELASRPVSYDDYLAFIDDGGYLRPELWLSMGWDWVQAGQREAPLYWRRDAGRWLTHTLQGSVEIDPHTPACHLSYFEADAYARWAGARLPSEAEWELAARRLAKGARGNDNFADRGAFHPLPAHASAVDEPVQMFGDVWEWTQSSYSAYPGFRPLPGAVGEYNGKFMCNQLVLRGGSCATPAGHVRASYRNFFPPDAQWQFSGLRLARDATS; translated from the coding sequence ATGACTGTCGCCCGACCCGATCCCGCCGCGGCGCCGTCGCCGCACACACCGCTGGCCGAGCGCTATCGCCATGTGCGCGGCATGTCGCTGGCGCTGGCTGCGCCACTGACGGACGAGGACTGCCAGGTGCAGTCGATGCCGGATGCCAGCCCCACCAAGTGGCACCTTGCGCACGTGACGTGGTTCTTCGAGACCTTCATCCTCGAACGCTACGAAACCGGCTTCCGCCCCTTCGACGCTGCGTTCCGCATCCTCTTCAACAGCTACTACCACGGCGTCGGCGAGCGCCATCCGCGCCCGCAGCGCGGACTCATCACGCGACCCACGTTGGCCGAAGTGAAGGCCTATCGGACGCAGGTCGACGAGCGCATGGCTGCGGTGCTCGCACGGCACGCCGGCGACCCGTCGCTGAGCGAGCTCGTGACGCTGGGCCTGCATCACGAGCAGCAGCACCAGGAGCTGCTGCTCACGGACATCAAGCACGTGCTCTCGTTCAACCCCACGCACCGGCCGTACGCCAAGCGTTGGCCGATGGGTGTCGTCAAGCCGCAGTCGCTGCGCTGGCATGCGTACGAAGGCGGCCTGTTCGAGCTTGGCCATGACGCCGCCCGCGACGGCGCGTTCTGCTTCGACAACGAAACGCCGCGTCATCGCACCTATGTCGCTGCGTTCGAGCTCGCCTCGCGGCCGGTCAGCTACGACGACTACCTCGCCTTCATCGATGACGGCGGCTACCTCAGGCCGGAACTGTGGCTGTCGATGGGCTGGGACTGGGTGCAGGCCGGGCAGCGCGAGGCACCGCTGTACTGGCGGCGCGACGCAGGCCGCTGGCTCACGCACACCCTGCAGGGCAGCGTCGAGATCGATCCGCACACGCCGGCGTGCCACCTCAGCTACTTCGAGGCCGACGCCTACGCGCGCTGGGCCGGTGCCCGGCTGCCCAGCGAAGCCGAATGGGAGCTGGCGGCGCGCCGGCTCGCCAAGGGTGCGCGCGGAAACGACAACTTCGCCGACCGCGGCGCCTTCCACCCGCTGCCCGCGCATGCCTCGGCCGTCGACGAGCCGGTGCAGATGTTCGGCGACGTGTGGGAGTGGACGCAGTCGAGCTACAGCGCCTACCCCGGCTTCCGGCCGCTGCCGGGCGCCGTGGGCGAGTACAACGGCAAGTTCATGTGCAACCAGCTCGTGCTGCGCGGCGGATCCTGCGCCACGCCGGCGGGCCACGTGCGCGCCAGCTATCGCAACTTCTTTCCGCCCGACGCGCAGTGGCAGTTCAGCGGCCTGCGGCTGGCCCGCGACGCTACGAGTTGA
- a CDS encoding response regulator — translation MAHLRTYIVEDSPVIRENLIATLEEMVPVEVIGTADDESSAKQWLGKSDNACDLVIIDIFLKSGSGLGVLQTARQAQAARKLVVLSNYATPDMRRKCLQLGADKVFDKSNEIDGLISYCARLASGEEASSGLGALPS, via the coding sequence ATGGCGCACTTGAGAACCTACATCGTTGAAGACAGTCCGGTCATCCGCGAGAACCTGATCGCGACGCTGGAAGAGATGGTGCCGGTGGAAGTCATCGGGACGGCCGACGACGAGAGCAGCGCCAAGCAATGGCTCGGCAAGTCCGACAACGCCTGCGACCTGGTCATCATCGACATCTTCTTGAAGAGCGGCTCCGGCCTGGGGGTGCTGCAAACGGCGCGCCAGGCACAAGCCGCGCGCAAGCTGGTCGTGCTCAGCAACTACGCCACACCCGACATGCGCCGCAAGTGCCTGCAGCTGGGCGCCGACAAGGTGTTCGACAAGTCGAACGAGATCGATGGCCTGATCAGCTACTGCGCCCGCCTGGCCTCCGGCGAGGAAGCCAGCAGCGGTCTGGGCGCGTTGCCGTCGTGA
- the dnaE gene encoding DNA polymerase III subunit alpha — translation MAFVHLRTHTEFSVVDGTLRVDEAVGAAAEDRQGALAITDLSNLFGAIKFYSAARKAGVKPLLGADVWVEPESADKSPSRLLLLVQDRRGYLNLSELLSRAWLNNVQRNQAWLKWDWLQAFNGGLIALSGGDHGAVGQALMAQDAARAREAALRLATIFPQRFYIELQRAGLPAHEAHVRAAVPLAAALKLPVVATHPVQFLTPQDFEAHEARVCVAEGETLTNRRRVKRFTREQYFKTQAQMEALFSDIPSAIANSVEIARRCNLTLVLGKPQLPDFPTPLVDGAPMPMAEYFRVASHEGLEQRLSQLYPDAAQRDRERARYVERLEFEIETILKMGFPGYFLIVADFINWAKNNGCPVGPGRGSGAGSLVAYALKITDLDPLHYNLLFERFLNPERVSMPDFDIDFCQGNRDRVIDYVKQKYGRDAVSQIATFGTMAAKAALRDVGRVLGMGYGHVDSIAKLIPAPPGKTVTLARVPEKPDPGIIYARKEAPELGQREAAEEEVAELLSLAARVEGITRNVGMHAGGVLIAPGKITDFCPLYMQPGSDSAVSQFDKDDVEAIGLVKFDFLGLATLTILELAKNFIVARRADRRDFDYDKLPLDDPKVYRLFSEGRTESVFQFESAGMQRMLRDAKPSRIEDLIALNAMFRPGPMENIPTFCLRKHGKEEVSYPHPLLEGVLGETYGVMVYQEQVMQAAQVLGGYSLGGADLLRRAMGKKKPEEMAKHREIFREGAAKKQIAAEVADEVFDLMEKFAGYGFNKSHAAAYSLLAYHTAYIKVHCTAEFFAANMTVEMDDTDKLRVLMNDAKGFDITLQPPDINRGVYRFEPVSDNVIQYGLGAVKGTGQSAIEAIIQAREEGGPFKSLFDFCTRVDRGRINKRTVEALIKAGAFDMLGIERASLAASIALAFDYAETQHAHADQGGLFDFGDSHAASTQEPAMVAAEAWSIKERLTFEKAALGFYLSGHLFDQSADEVRQFAKRRNADIIDSREPQLLAGIVSDLRVVNGQRGRVAIFKLDDKTEALEAVANEDVLNAHKDLLKDDELIIVQGKVQPDRFSGGVRLNVQQVWDLTAARCRFGKYLRVEINGSIPPVAEVLRDFPSRKVATEHGDLTQGLSVRLVLEREAARGELDLGDDGRFFPTDAAIERWREGSHGRASVVYE, via the coding sequence ATGGCTTTCGTTCACCTGCGCACCCACACCGAATTTTCCGTCGTCGACGGCACGCTGCGAGTCGATGAGGCGGTTGGTGCCGCGGCCGAGGACCGGCAGGGGGCGCTCGCCATCACCGACCTGAGCAACCTCTTCGGAGCGATCAAGTTCTACTCCGCTGCGCGCAAGGCGGGCGTGAAGCCGCTGCTCGGCGCTGATGTGTGGGTCGAGCCCGAGAGCGCCGACAAATCGCCGAGCCGCCTGCTGCTGCTGGTGCAGGACCGGCGCGGTTATCTGAATCTGTCGGAACTGCTGTCGCGCGCCTGGCTGAACAACGTGCAGCGCAACCAGGCCTGGCTCAAGTGGGACTGGCTCCAGGCCTTCAACGGCGGCCTGATCGCCTTGTCGGGAGGCGACCACGGTGCGGTGGGCCAGGCCCTGATGGCGCAGGACGCGGCCCGTGCGCGCGAGGCGGCGCTGCGCCTGGCGACGATCTTCCCGCAGCGCTTCTACATCGAACTGCAGCGTGCCGGGCTGCCTGCCCATGAGGCGCATGTGCGTGCCGCCGTTCCGCTGGCCGCCGCGCTGAAGCTTCCGGTGGTTGCCACGCACCCGGTGCAGTTCCTCACGCCGCAGGATTTCGAGGCGCACGAGGCGCGGGTGTGCGTGGCCGAGGGCGAGACGCTGACCAACCGCCGGCGCGTCAAGCGCTTCACGCGCGAGCAGTACTTCAAGACCCAGGCGCAGATGGAGGCGCTGTTCTCCGACATCCCGAGCGCAATCGCCAACAGTGTCGAGATTGCCAGGCGCTGCAACCTCACGCTGGTGCTGGGCAAGCCGCAGCTGCCGGACTTTCCGACGCCGTTGGTCGACGGCGCGCCGATGCCGATGGCCGAGTACTTTCGCGTCGCCTCGCACGAAGGACTGGAGCAGCGCCTGTCGCAGCTCTATCCCGACGCGGCGCAGCGTGATCGCGAACGTGCGCGCTATGTCGAGCGGCTCGAGTTCGAGATCGAGACCATCCTCAAGATGGGATTTCCCGGCTACTTCCTGATCGTGGCCGACTTCATCAACTGGGCCAAGAACAACGGCTGCCCGGTGGGCCCCGGCCGGGGCTCGGGGGCCGGGTCGCTGGTGGCCTATGCGCTGAAGATCACCGACCTCGACCCGCTGCACTACAACCTGCTGTTCGAGCGCTTTCTCAATCCGGAGCGGGTGTCCATGCCCGACTTCGACATCGACTTCTGCCAGGGCAACCGCGATCGGGTGATCGACTACGTGAAGCAGAAGTACGGCCGCGACGCGGTCAGCCAGATCGCCACCTTCGGCACGATGGCCGCCAAGGCCGCGCTGCGCGACGTGGGTCGGGTGCTCGGCATGGGCTATGGCCACGTCGACTCGATTGCCAAGCTGATTCCCGCCCCGCCAGGCAAGACGGTGACGCTGGCCCGAGTACCGGAAAAGCCCGACCCCGGCATCATCTATGCGCGCAAGGAAGCGCCGGAGCTCGGGCAGCGCGAAGCGGCCGAGGAGGAGGTGGCCGAGCTGCTCTCGCTGGCCGCGCGCGTCGAGGGCATTACCCGCAATGTCGGCATGCACGCCGGCGGCGTGCTGATCGCCCCCGGCAAGATCACCGACTTCTGTCCGCTGTACATGCAGCCGGGCAGCGACAGCGCGGTCAGCCAGTTCGACAAGGACGACGTGGAAGCGATCGGCCTCGTCAAGTTCGACTTCCTCGGCCTGGCCACGCTGACCATCCTGGAGCTGGCCAAGAACTTCATCGTTGCGCGTCGAGCCGACCGGCGCGATTTCGACTACGACAAGCTGCCACTCGACGATCCCAAGGTATATCGCCTGTTTTCCGAGGGCCGCACCGAGTCGGTGTTCCAGTTCGAAAGCGCCGGCATGCAGCGCATGCTTCGCGATGCCAAGCCCAGCCGCATCGAGGACTTGATCGCGCTGAACGCGATGTTCCGGCCGGGGCCCATGGAGAACATCCCCACCTTCTGCCTGCGCAAGCACGGCAAGGAAGAGGTGAGCTATCCGCACCCGCTCCTCGAGGGCGTGCTGGGCGAGACCTACGGCGTGATGGTCTACCAGGAGCAGGTGATGCAGGCCGCGCAGGTGCTGGGCGGCTATTCGCTCGGCGGCGCCGACCTGCTGCGCCGCGCCATGGGCAAGAAGAAACCCGAGGAGATGGCCAAGCACCGCGAGATCTTTCGCGAGGGTGCGGCCAAGAAGCAGATCGCCGCGGAGGTCGCCGACGAGGTCTTCGACCTGATGGAGAAGTTCGCGGGCTACGGCTTCAACAAGTCTCACGCCGCCGCGTACTCGCTGCTCGCCTACCACACGGCCTACATCAAGGTGCACTGCACGGCCGAGTTCTTCGCCGCCAACATGACGGTGGAGATGGACGACACCGACAAGCTGCGCGTGCTGATGAACGATGCCAAGGGCTTCGACATCACGCTGCAGCCGCCGGACATCAACCGGGGCGTCTACCGCTTCGAGCCGGTGTCCGACAACGTCATCCAGTACGGCCTGGGGGCCGTCAAGGGCACCGGGCAGAGCGCGATCGAGGCCATCATCCAGGCGCGCGAAGAAGGCGGCCCGTTCAAGTCGCTGTTCGATTTCTGCACCCGCGTCGACCGGGGCCGCATCAACAAGCGCACCGTCGAGGCCCTGATCAAGGCTGGCGCCTTCGACATGCTCGGCATCGAGCGCGCGTCGCTGGCCGCCAGCATCGCACTCGCCTTCGACTACGCCGAGACGCAGCATGCCCATGCCGACCAGGGCGGCCTGTTCGATTTCGGCGATTCGCACGCTGCCTCCACGCAGGAGCCGGCGATGGTTGCCGCCGAGGCATGGAGCATCAAGGAGCGGCTCACCTTCGAGAAGGCAGCGCTCGGCTTCTACCTGTCGGGGCATCTGTTCGATCAGAGTGCCGACGAGGTGCGCCAGTTCGCGAAGCGCCGCAACGCCGACATCATCGACAGCCGCGAGCCGCAGCTGCTCGCGGGCATCGTCAGCGACTTGCGCGTGGTCAACGGCCAGCGCGGGCGGGTCGCCATCTTCAAGCTCGACGACAAGACCGAGGCCCTCGAAGCGGTGGCCAACGAGGACGTGCTCAACGCGCACAAGGATCTGCTGAAGGACGACGAGCTGATCATCGTGCAGGGCAAGGTGCAGCCCGATCGCTTCTCGGGCGGCGTGCGGCTCAACGTGCAGCAGGTGTGGGACCTCACCGCGGCGCGCTGCCGCTTCGGAAAGTACCTGCGCGTGGAGATCAACGGCAGCATCCCGCCGGTGGCCGAGGTGCTGCGCGACTTTCCGAGCCGCAAGGTGGCCACCGAGCACGGCGATCTCACCCAGGGTCTCAGCGTGCGGCTGGTGCTCGAGCGTGAGGCGGCGCGCGGCGAACTGGACCTGGGCGACGACGGGCGATTCTTTCCCACCGACGCGGCCATCGAACGCTGGCGTGAAGGAAGTCACGGGCGCGCGAGCGTGGTGTACGAATAG
- a CDS encoding sulfurtransferase, with the protein MKPILNISAYLFTSLADTAALRESIRSRATALSLKGTVLLAEEGINLFLAGQPDDVRRFVDEMRADVRFAALRPKESWSCERPFRKLLVKVKREIIRMNHPAIRPSAARAPAVDAPTLARWLDTGRDDDGRAVVLLDTRNAFEVEQGRFRGAIDWRLGKFSDFPAAALAHADALKDKTVVSYCTGGIRCEKAALFMQQAGIERVLQLEGGILEYFEQIGGRHFDGTCFVFDAREALDGALQESTAAA; encoded by the coding sequence GTGAAACCGATTCTCAACATCTCGGCCTATCTGTTCACATCGCTCGCCGATACCGCGGCCTTGCGTGAGAGCATCCGCTCACGCGCGACGGCGCTGTCGCTCAAGGGCACGGTGCTGCTGGCCGAAGAAGGCATCAACCTGTTCCTGGCCGGACAGCCCGACGACGTGCGCCGCTTCGTCGACGAAATGCGGGCCGACGTGCGCTTTGCCGCGCTGCGGCCCAAGGAAAGCTGGTCGTGCGAGCGGCCCTTTCGCAAGCTGCTCGTGAAGGTCAAGCGCGAGATCATCCGCATGAACCACCCGGCGATCCGCCCGTCGGCCGCCCGCGCGCCGGCGGTCGATGCCCCCACCCTGGCACGCTGGCTGGACACCGGCCGCGACGACGACGGCCGCGCCGTGGTCCTGCTGGACACGCGCAATGCCTTCGAGGTGGAGCAAGGCCGCTTTCGCGGCGCCATCGACTGGCGGCTCGGCAAGTTCAGCGACTTCCCCGCCGCGGCCCTGGCGCATGCCGACGCACTGAAGGACAAGACCGTCGTCAGCTACTGCACCGGCGGCATCCGCTGCGAGAAGGCGGCGCTTTTCATGCAGCAGGCGGGAATCGAGCGCGTGCTGCAGCTCGAGGGGGGCATCCTCGAGTACTTCGAGCAGATCGGCGGACGCCACTTCGACGGCACCTGCTTTGTCTTCGACGCCCGCGAAGCGCTGGACGGCGCGCTCCAGGAGTCCACCGCGGCGGCGTAA
- the gluQRS gene encoding tRNA glutamyl-Q(34) synthetase GluQRS — MHRSDLPGAGYIGRFAPSPTGPLHAGSLVAALASWLDARAHGGRWLVRIEDVDTPRCVAGADMLILSQLMRCGLVPDEPPVWQSQRDELYRPALQRLLAADLAYPCACSRRDIELALRAQGHETPRHAELVYPGTCRNGLHGKPARAMRLRTLDSDGHDVRVAWIDRRLGPQQQDVARTVGDFVLQRADGLWAYQLAVVVDDAEQGVSHVVRGEDLADNTARQVHLQQLLGLPTPQYLHTPLVLGPNGEKLSKQNGAVAVDLHDPLPALVQAGAVLGIRCAAADAAAWLVEATARWRQQWHATVA, encoded by the coding sequence ATGCACCGCTCCGACCTGCCGGGCGCCGGCTACATCGGCCGCTTTGCACCCTCGCCCACCGGCCCGCTGCACGCCGGCTCGCTGGTCGCCGCGCTGGCATCCTGGCTCGATGCACGGGCACACGGAGGGCGATGGCTGGTTCGCATCGAAGACGTGGACACGCCGCGCTGCGTGGCTGGCGCCGACATGCTCATCCTGTCGCAGTTGATGCGCTGCGGATTGGTCCCGGACGAGCCGCCGGTGTGGCAATCGCAGCGCGACGAGTTGTACCGCCCTGCGCTGCAGCGGCTGCTTGCTGCCGATCTGGCCTACCCCTGCGCGTGCTCACGCCGCGACATCGAGCTCGCACTGCGCGCGCAAGGACATGAGACACCGCGTCATGCCGAACTCGTGTACCCCGGTACGTGTCGCAACGGGCTGCACGGCAAGCCGGCGCGGGCCATGCGTCTGCGCACGCTGGACAGCGACGGGCATGACGTGCGCGTCGCGTGGATCGACAGGCGCCTGGGTCCGCAGCAGCAGGATGTCGCGCGCACGGTCGGCGACTTCGTGCTGCAGCGCGCGGACGGTCTGTGGGCCTACCAGCTCGCGGTGGTCGTCGACGACGCCGAGCAGGGCGTGTCGCACGTGGTGCGCGGTGAGGACCTGGCAGACAACACGGCGCGGCAGGTCCACCTGCAGCAGCTGCTCGGCCTGCCGACGCCCCAGTACCTTCACACGCCGCTGGTCCTCGGACCGAACGGCGAGAAGCTTTCGAAGCAGAACGGCGCGGTCGCCGTCGACCTGCATGACCCGCTGCCGGCACTGGTCCAGGCGGGCGCCGTGCTGGGCATACGCTGCGCTGCAGCCGACGCGGCGGCCTGGCTCGTCGAAGCGACAGCACGCTGGCGCCAGCAGTGGCATGCGACGGTGGCATGA
- a CDS encoding FKBP-type peptidyl-prolyl cis-trans isomerase, giving the protein MITTPSGLQYEDTVPGTGEEARAGQHVTVHYTGWLYDNGVKGAKFDSSKDRNDPFAFGLGGGQVIRGWDEGVQGMKVGGTRVLVIPPQLGYGARGAGGVIPPNATLMFEVELVAV; this is encoded by the coding sequence ATGATCACCACCCCGTCCGGCCTGCAGTACGAAGACACCGTGCCCGGCACCGGTGAGGAGGCCCGCGCGGGCCAGCACGTCACGGTGCACTACACCGGCTGGCTCTACGACAACGGCGTCAAGGGCGCCAAGTTCGACAGCAGCAAGGACCGCAACGATCCTTTCGCCTTCGGACTGGGCGGCGGACAGGTGATCCGCGGCTGGGACGAGGGTGTGCAGGGGATGAAGGTCGGAGGCACGCGCGTGCTCGTCATACCGCCGCAACTTGGCTACGGCGCGCGTGGCGCGGGCGGTGTGATCCCGCCCAACGCCACGCTGATGTTCGAGGTGGAGCTGGTGGCGGTCTAG
- a CDS encoding DUF599 domain-containing protein yields the protein MESTLRVLTVLPWLDWAALVVLFTGWSGYAWFARRLAGRRPSILATTNRIRRQWMLQATYRDARVIDGVVIQNLSTSPSFFASTTILIIGGLLAMLGTTEKANELVREIPFAARTSVLVFDMKLVLLLGIFVHAFFRFTWSMRQYTFGALLIASAPEAKQFDALGDEAPARRNAFADKAGRVVALAAETFNDGLRAYYFSFAAIGWFFSPLAFMLATVGVVYILYQREFRSEVLKDLNS from the coding sequence ATGGAATCGACGCTCAGAGTGCTGACCGTGCTGCCGTGGCTCGACTGGGCCGCGCTCGTCGTGCTGTTTACAGGCTGGTCCGGCTATGCGTGGTTCGCGCGGCGCCTGGCCGGCCGACGGCCATCCATCCTCGCCACCACCAACCGCATCCGCCGTCAATGGATGCTGCAGGCCACGTACCGCGATGCGCGTGTCATCGACGGCGTGGTGATCCAGAACCTGTCGACCAGCCCGTCGTTCTTCGCCTCGACCACCATCCTCATCATCGGCGGCCTGCTCGCGATGCTGGGCACCACCGAGAAGGCCAACGAGCTGGTGCGCGAGATCCCCTTCGCGGCACGCACGTCCGTGCTCGTGTTCGACATGAAGCTGGTGCTGCTGCTCGGCATCTTCGTGCACGCGTTCTTCCGCTTCACCTGGTCGATGCGCCAGTACACTTTCGGCGCGCTGCTGATCGCCTCGGCGCCTGAAGCAAAGCAGTTCGACGCGCTGGGCGACGAGGCGCCCGCCCGGCGCAACGCGTTCGCCGACAAGGCCGGCCGCGTGGTTGCGCTGGCCGCCGAGACCTTCAACGACGGGCTGCGCGCGTACTACTTCTCGTTCGCCGCGATAGGTTGGTTCTTTTCGCCGCTGGCCTTCATGCTCGCCACGGTCGGCGTGGTCTACATCCTGTACCAGCGCGAATTCCGGTCCGAGGTGCTCAAGGACCTCAACTCGTAG
- a CDS encoding class I SAM-dependent methyltransferase encodes MAPTPDNLRSIEKYRRAARGYDSTTGPTWSIRMRCIELLELHAGDTVLDVGCGTGLSFEPLLERIGRNGLLIAFEQSPEMHAQAAQRAQRLRAKGWRIELQRASAEEVELPAHPDAALFHYVHDILRTPQALANLLAQLPPGTRLAVAGMKYFPWWLAPLNLLAWLKNLPYNVHAHELNRPWALLEQHLQGFTWKPTQGGMGYIGRGRVKGVDR; translated from the coding sequence ATGGCCCCGACTCCCGACAATCTGCGATCGATCGAGAAGTACCGCCGCGCCGCCCGGGGCTACGACAGCACGACCGGGCCCACCTGGTCGATCCGCATGCGCTGCATCGAGCTGCTCGAGCTCCACGCCGGCGACACCGTGCTCGATGTCGGCTGCGGCACGGGGCTGAGCTTCGAGCCGCTGCTCGAGCGCATCGGCCGCAATGGGCTCCTGATCGCCTTCGAGCAGAGTCCGGAGATGCACGCCCAGGCGGCGCAGCGCGCGCAGCGGCTGCGCGCCAAGGGCTGGCGCATCGAGCTGCAGCGGGCGAGCGCCGAGGAGGTCGAGCTGCCGGCGCATCCGGATGCGGCCCTGTTTCACTACGTGCACGACATCCTCCGCACGCCGCAGGCCTTGGCCAACCTGCTTGCCCAGCTTCCACCGGGAACGCGCCTTGCCGTCGCGGGCATGAAGTACTTTCCGTGGTGGCTCGCGCCGCTCAATCTGCTCGCCTGGCTGAAGAACCTGCCGTACAACGTGCATGCCCACGAGCTGAACCGCCCGTGGGCGCTGCTCGAGCAGCACCTGCAAGGTTTCACCTGGAAACCGACGCAGGGGGGCATGGGCTACATTGGCCGCGGACGTGTCAAAGGAGTGGACCGATGA
- a CDS encoding pirin family protein, with amino-acid sequence MITLRKSSDRGFADHGWLKSYHSFSFADYHDPRHMGFGNLRVINEDRIAPGTGFGTHGHRDMEIVSYVLEGALAHKDSMGNGTTIQPGDVQRMSAGRGVMHSEFNHAPNDTTHFLQIWILPDRQGVTPGYEQKHFDDATKRGVLRLVASADGREGSVSLHADASIYAGLFDGDESAALALSPSRKTYLHVARGSVEANGRPLSAGDAALLVDEPKLEVRNGRGAEVIVFDLAP; translated from the coding sequence ATGATCACGCTACGCAAGTCTTCCGACCGCGGCTTCGCCGACCACGGTTGGCTCAAGAGCTATCACAGCTTTTCGTTCGCCGACTACCACGATCCGCGCCACATGGGCTTCGGCAACCTGCGCGTCATCAACGAGGACCGCATCGCGCCGGGCACCGGCTTCGGCACGCACGGGCACCGCGACATGGAGATCGTGAGCTATGTGCTCGAAGGCGCGCTGGCGCACAAGGACAGCATGGGCAACGGCACGACCATCCAACCCGGCGACGTGCAGCGCATGAGCGCCGGACGCGGCGTCATGCACAGCGAGTTCAACCACGCGCCGAACGACACGACGCACTTCCTGCAGATCTGGATCCTTCCCGACCGACAGGGCGTGACACCAGGCTACGAGCAGAAGCACTTCGATGACGCCACCAAGCGAGGCGTGCTGCGCCTGGTGGCGAGCGCCGACGGCCGCGAAGGCTCGGTGAGCCTGCATGCCGACGCGTCGATCTACGCCGGCTTGTTCGATGGTGACGAGTCCGCGGCGCTGGCGCTGTCGCCGTCTCGCAAGACCTACCTGCACGTCGCGCGCGGAAGCGTCGAAGCCAACGGCCGGCCGCTTTCGGCTGGCGATGCGGCGCTGCTTGTGGACGAGCCCAAGCTGGAGGTTCGCAACGGCCGCGGCGCCGAAGTGATCGTGTTCGACCTCGCGCCCTGA